A single window of Arcobacter venerupis DNA harbors:
- a CDS encoding ribonucleotide-diphosphate reductase subunit beta, with product MERKTSYNPDSKESLNDRRVFGGNSDGMINFTKMKYQWALNLWDTMEANTWFPREVQMTGDAKDYKYLTEPEKRMYDLVLSQLIFMDSLQTNNLMDNINPYITAPEINACLARQSYEEANHSKSYAVMVESISDNTDLIYDMWKNDVKLREKNNYIAAVYKDLSGEITDEKIVLALFANQILEGLYFYAGFAAMYALGKSGKMLGSSQMIRFIQRDEVTHLLLFQNMINSVRKERPELFTAQLEETVRGMFRKAVELESAWGSYITQGQILGFTDGIIKQYIQYLADKRLDAVGYKPEYNVKHPIPWVDGYASFNDQRTNFFEGNVVNYSKGSIDFDDF from the coding sequence ATGGAAAGAAAAACTAGTTATAACCCTGATTCTAAAGAGAGTTTAAACGATAGAAGAGTTTTTGGTGGAAATAGTGATGGAATGATTAATTTTACTAAAATGAAATATCAATGGGCTTTAAATCTTTGGGATACAATGGAAGCAAATACTTGGTTTCCAAGAGAAGTTCAAATGACAGGTGATGCAAAAGATTATAAATATCTAACAGAGCCTGAAAAAAGAATGTATGATTTAGTTTTATCTCAACTTATTTTTATGGATTCATTACAAACAAATAACCTAATGGATAATATAAATCCATATATCACAGCTCCTGAAATAAATGCTTGTTTAGCAAGACAATCTTATGAAGAAGCAAATCACAGTAAATCATATGCAGTTATGGTTGAGTCTATTTCTGATAACACAGACTTGATTTATGATATGTGGAAAAATGATGTAAAACTAAGAGAAAAAAACAACTACATTGCAGCTGTTTATAAAGACCTTTCAGGTGAAATCACAGATGAAAAAATCGTTTTAGCACTTTTCGCAAATCAGATTTTAGAGGGATTATATTTTTATGCTGGATTTGCAGCTATGTATGCCCTTGGAAAATCAGGAAAAATGCTTGGAAGTTCACAAATGATTAGATTCATCCAAAGAGATGAAGTTACTCACCTTTTACTTTTCCAAAACATGATAAATTCAGTTAGAAAAGAGAGACCAGAACTATTCACAGCCCAACTTGAAGAGACTGTAAGAGGAATGTTCAGAAAAGCCGTAGAACTAGAATCAGCTTGGGGTTCATATATCACTCAAGGTCAAATCCTAGGTTTCACAGATGGAATCATAAAACAATATATTCAATATCTTGCAGATAAAAGATTAGATGCAGTTGGATATAAACCAGAATACAACGTAAAACACCCTATTCCATGGGTTGATGGTTATGCAAGTTTCAATGACCAAAGAACAAACTTCTTCGAAGGTAATGTAGTTAACTACAGTAAAGGTTCAATCGACTTCGACGATTTTTAA
- a CDS encoding acyl-CoA thioesterase, whose amino-acid sequence MFTEIIKPRFLETDALGHINNNTYGVWFEAARDEIFRIFMPKANVKEWNLIMAHTSFDFLKEVFWGKEVIVKTGVTKLGNSSIELCHAVYQDGKLCTTGKCIIIHYNFMTKEAVRIPDNIRTILESHIFSIPWMGTLAEVEEFEKSNKS is encoded by the coding sequence ATGTTCACAGAAATAATAAAACCAAGATTTTTAGAAACAGATGCGCTTGGGCATATTAATAACAACACTTACGGTGTGTGGTTTGAAGCTGCACGAGATGAGATATTTCGTATCTTTATGCCAAAGGCAAATGTAAAAGAGTGGAATCTTATCATGGCTCATACTTCTTTTGACTTTTTAAAAGAGGTATTTTGGGGTAAAGAAGTTATCGTAAAAACTGGTGTTACAAAATTAGGTAACTCTTCTATTGAATTATGTCACGCAGTTTATCAAGATGGAAAACTTTGCACAACTGGAAAGTGTATTATTATTCACTATAATTTTATGACAAAAGAGGCAGTAAGAATCCCTGATAATATCAGAACTATACTTGAATCTCATATTTTCTCAATCCCTTGGATGGGAACTTTAGCAGAAGTTGAAGAGTTTGAAAAAAGTAATAAGAGTTAA
- a CDS encoding LysE family translocator, with protein MEDFYTLTMLISIAAFALTATITPGPNNVLLLSSGLTFGYKRSIPHVFGVFLGFALMVLLVGLGIGIVFEKFPIVLKILKVVGLLYLFWMAYKIGSSKGHLKIKEKHKPFTFIQAALFQWVNPKGWIMSMTAMSIFVTSKENSITQVIIIAFLFLIAGIISCNAWAIGGVALKRFIKDESHVRKFNLIMAILLVVSVLPVILGNW; from the coding sequence ATGGAAGATTTTTATACGCTAACAATGTTGATTTCTATTGCTGCATTTGCATTAACAGCCACAATAACACCAGGACCAAATAATGTCTTACTTTTATCTTCTGGTTTAACCTTTGGATATAAAAGAAGTATTCCCCATGTATTTGGAGTATTTTTAGGTTTTGCTTTGATGGTTTTACTTGTGGGATTAGGAATTGGAATTGTATTTGAAAAGTTTCCAATAGTATTAAAAATACTAAAAGTTGTAGGACTTCTTTATCTATTTTGGATGGCATATAAAATAGGTTCTAGCAAAGGTCATCTGAAAATAAAAGAGAAACACAAACCTTTTACTTTTATACAAGCAGCACTTTTTCAATGGGTAAATCCAAAGGGTTGGATTATGTCAATGACTGCTATGTCAATATTTGTAACATCAAAAGAGAATAGTATAACTCAAGTAATTATCATTGCTTTTTTGTTTTTAATAGCTGGAATAATCTCGTGTAATGCTTGGGCAATAGGTGGTGTTGCTTTAAAAAGATTTATAAAAGATGAAAGTCATGTAAGAAAGTTCAATCTAATCATGGCGATACTTTTAGTTGTATCCGTTCTGCCAGTTATTCTTGGAAATTGGTAA
- a CDS encoding AraC family transcriptional regulator, translating to MQKRTTYNKNVQIANDAMYYIYEYIDTDINIDELALNFGISKFHLHKLFKEVMGINIYETIKSIRLQKASSLLLTNKYSTITQIASMCGYSSQTSFIRAFKERFNQTPKVWRNGGYEEYSTNILRNSNMAYYEKKDFENIEPKIIKSKPLRTYYIRQRGYLKEEVTRVWQKLQAWVYTNNITKYEEIGIYHDNPTITPHSECFYVAGIIPKGDVDLSNTSLPIFDTPEALYATFEIKGETGDILRFIQWAYQEWLPKSGFETTTNPPYVIFKKNHFLNEDRTFEATYYLPIQYV from the coding sequence ATGCAAAAAAGAACTACTTATAACAAAAATGTACAAATAGCAAATGATGCAATGTATTATATTTATGAGTACATAGATACAGATATTAATATTGATGAATTAGCTTTAAATTTTGGTATTAGCAAGTTTCATTTGCACAAACTTTTCAAAGAAGTTATGGGGATAAATATCTATGAAACAATAAAATCAATACGGCTTCAAAAAGCTTCAAGTTTACTTCTTACAAATAAGTATTCAACTATTACTCAAATAGCTTCAATGTGTGGGTATAGCTCACAAACTTCATTTATTAGAGCATTTAAAGAAAGATTTAATCAAACACCAAAAGTGTGGAGAAATGGAGGATATGAAGAGTATTCAACTAATATTTTAAGAAATTCTAATATGGCTTATTATGAGAAAAAAGATTTTGAAAACATAGAACCAAAAATTATTAAATCAAAACCTCTAAGAACTTATTACATAAGACAAAGGGGTTATCTAAAAGAAGAAGTTACAAGAGTATGGCAAAAACTTCAAGCTTGGGTTTATACAAACAATATTACAAAATATGAAGAGATTGGTATTTATCATGATAATCCAACTATAACACCTCACAGTGAGTGTTTTTATGTGGCAGGAATTATTCCAAAAGGTGATGTTGATTTATCAAATACAAGTCTTCCTATTTTTGATACTCCTGAGGCTTTATATGCAACTTTTGAGATAAAAGGAGAGACAGGAGATATTCTTAGATTTATCCAATGGGCATATCAAGAGTGGCTTCCAAAGAGTGGGTTTGAAACAACAACAAATCCACCTTATGTAATATTTAAAAAGAATCACTTTTTGAATGAAGATAGAACTTTTGAAGCGACATATTATTTGCCAATACAATATGTCTAA
- a CDS encoding VOC family protein yields the protein MIKINRLDHFVLTVKDITATVEFYTQILGMEKEVFKGSRIALKFGNAKINLHELGHEFEPKAFNVKEGSADLCFIIDTPLLEAKSYIESLGIVIEEGIVSRTGALGEIESIYLRDPDKNLIELSNYKSK from the coding sequence ATGATTAAAATTAATAGATTAGACCATTTTGTATTAACAGTAAAAGATATAACGGCTACTGTTGAGTTTTATACACAAATTCTAGGTATGGAAAAAGAAGTTTTTAAAGGTTCAAGAATTGCATTAAAATTTGGAAATGCAAAAATAAATCTTCATGAATTAGGACATGAATTTGAACCAAAAGCTTTTAATGTAAAAGAAGGTAGTGCCGATTTATGTTTTATAATTGATACACCTTTACTTGAAGCAAAAAGTTATATTGAGAGTTTAGGTATTGTTATTGAAGAGGGAATTGTTAGTAGAACTGGAGCTCTTGGAGAAATTGAATCAATTTATCTAAGAGATCCTGATAAAAATTTGATTGAACTATCAAATTATAAAAGCAAGTAA
- a CDS encoding dienelactone hydrolase family protein produces the protein MKKFILTILSLVSISFANGNVTYNIDGKEYEGYYSPVSKTAPLIFMVHDWDGITEYEIKRTKMLNDLGYSVFAVDLYGKGIRPTELNDKIAQTKYLYSHRDEMRKRLNTGFEEAKKLGANVSNTLGMGYCFGGSAILEMARSGANMKAFVPFHGNLATPEGEDYKNTKGKIVVFHGSADTVVPFSEFASLAVELEKTGINHEMTTYSGAPHAFTVFGAKSYREDADKKSWKRFTEVLEETLK, from the coding sequence ATGAAAAAGTTTATTTTAACAATATTATCACTTGTAAGCATATCTTTTGCAAATGGAAATGTTACTTACAATATTGATGGAAAAGAGTATGAGGGATATTATAGTCCTGTTTCAAAAACTGCACCTCTTATTTTTATGGTACATGATTGGGATGGAATCACTGAGTATGAAATCAAAAGAACAAAAATGTTAAATGATTTAGGTTATTCAGTTTTTGCAGTTGATTTATATGGAAAAGGTATAAGACCAACAGAACTTAATGACAAAATCGCTCAGACAAAATATCTTTATTCACATAGAGATGAAATGAGAAAAAGATTAAATACAGGATTTGAAGAAGCAAAAAAACTAGGTGCAAATGTATCAAATACACTGGGAATGGGTTATTGTTTTGGAGGAAGTGCAATTCTTGAAATGGCAAGAAGTGGAGCTAATATGAAAGCTTTTGTTCCTTTTCATGGAAATCTTGCAACTCCTGAGGGTGAAGATTATAAAAATACAAAAGGTAAAATCGTAGTATTTCACGGAAGTGCAGATACAGTTGTACCATTTAGCGAATTTGCTTCTTTAGCTGTTGAGCTAGAAAAAACAGGAATAAATCATGAAATGACAACTTATAGTGGTGCACCACATGCTTTTACAGTTTTTGGAGCAAAAAGTTATAGGGAAGATGCAGATAAAAAATCTTGGAAAAGATTTACAGAAGTTTTAGAAGAGACATTAAAATAA